Below is a genomic region from Staphylococcus carnosus.
GTCGCAGCAATCAGCCAAGGCTATAATCCTGGTGACTTTGAATCTCTTACAATTACAGTAGATGCAGATAATCCATCATCACCTTGTGGTTCTTGTCGCCAAGTAATTAAAGAGTTATGTGATGATGATATGCCAATTTACTTAACCAATCATAAAGGCGATATGATTGAAACTAATATTAACGACTTACTTCCATTAGGATTTTCAGGAAAGGATTTGAATATATGACAGAACATAAATCTGGGTTTGTTGCTATTATTGGCAGACCCAATGTAGGTAAATCTACATTTATGAACAGGGTTCTTGGACATAAAATTGCAATTATGTCTGATAAAGCTCAAACAACAAGAAATAAAATACATGGGGTTATGACAGAAGACGATGCTCAAATAATTTTTGTAGATACTCCAGGTATTCACAAGCCCAAACATAAATTGGGTGATTATATGATGAAAGTTGCTAAAAATACACTTACGGAAGTAGATGCAGTCATTTTTATGGTCAATGCTAATGAAGAAATAGGCCGTGGCGATGAATATATCATGGAGATGTTAAAAAATATTAAAACTCCAGTATTTTTAGTTATTAATAAAATTGATCTTGTGCATCCAGACCAAATTATGCCTATCATTGAAAGCTACGAGAAACATATGCATTTTACTGAAGCTGTACCAATGTCAGCGTTGGAAGGATTAAATGTAGACCACTTTATTAATGTACTAAAATCATATATGCCAGAAGGCCCTCAGTATTATCCAGATGGACAAATTTCTGACCATCCTGAACAATTTGTAGTGAGTGAATTAATACGTGAAAAAGTATTACATCTAACAAGTGAAGAAATTCCACACTCAATTGGTGTCAATGTAGACCGTATGGTAAAACAATCTGAAGACAGAGTTAGAATTGAAGCAACAATTTATGTTGAAAGAGATTCTCAAAAAGGGATTGTAATTGGCAAAGGTGGTAAAAAATTAAAAGAAATTGGCAAGAGGGCCAGAATTGATATTGAAAACTTGTTAGGATCAAAAGTTTATCTTGACCTCTGGGTAAAAGTTCAAAAAGATTGGCGTAACAAAGTCAATTTTATCCGTCAAATGGGTTATATTGAAGACCAAGATTAATTAGAAAAGGTCGGTGAATCCTCTAATGTTGATGAAACAGAAGGGAATTATCATTAAATCAGTCGACTATGGAGAATCCGATAAAATCATCACGATTTTAAACGAAAATGGTGCTAAAGTGCCATTAATGGTTAAAAGAGCTAAAAAAAGCAAAACAGGTTTGCAAGCAAATACACAATTATTTGTTCATGGATTATTTATCTATGCTAAGTTGAGAGGTCTCGGTATATTAAACTCGATAGATGTTATCAATCAAAATTATCAGTTGAGACTAGATATTTATGATAGTAGTTTTGCAGCATTGTGTGCTGAAATAATAGATAAATCAATGGAAGATGAAGAAATTTCTAATTTCAATTTTAAACTTTTAGAATTTTGTTTAAATCGAATCAAAGAGAAAGATAGCGCGCAATTGATGTCGATAATTGTATTGCTAAAAAAAATGCCATCTTTTGGCTTCAGTATTGATTTTGATAAATGTTCAATTTCAGAAGAAAACGATCAATCTAAATTAATTGCTTTTAGTTTTAAATATCATGGTGTTATTTCTGAACAATATATTGATCGTGATCCTCATGCTATTAATATTTCAAATAAAACATTATATTTAATGGATATTCTACAAAAATTACCCATAGACAACATGAATCATCTAAATATACATCAAAATATTCTAAATGAAATGTCTGATTTATTAATTATGTTGTATAGAGAGTATTCTGGTATTTTCTTCAAAAGTCAGAAACTAATAAACCAATTAAAACGTTTGGAAGCTAAATGAAAAGAACGCCGTATCTGTTAATCTACGGCGTTCTTTTCTTCATTTATATTAGAATCTTACTTTTTCAGAAATGAAATCATTCAGTTCTGAAATAGGCATACGTACTTGTTCCATTGAATCTCTGTCACGAACTGTAACTTGTTGATCTTCAAGAGAATCAAAATCAAAAGTGATACAGTAAGGTGTACCAATCTCATCTTGACGACGATAACGTTTACCAATTGATTGAGATTCATCAAAATCAACTGTGAAGTTCTCGCTTAACTGTTCATATACTTTAATTGCTTCTTCTGATAATTTTTTACTTAATGGTAAAACAGCTGCTTTATACGGCGCAATTGCAGGGTGGAAGTGTAATACTGTTCTTTCATCTTTACTACCTTCGACGCCTTCACGATCATAAGCATCACAAAGGAAAGCTAATGTTACACGGTCAGCACCTAGTGAAGGCTCAATGCAATACGGAATGTATTTTTCATTAGTTTCTGGATCGTGATATTTGAAATCGTCGCCTGAAAATTCACTATGTTGTTTTAAGTCATAATCAGTACGGCTTGCAATTCCCCATAGTTCTCCCCAACCAAACGGGAATTTATATTCAATATCAGTAGTTGCATTAGAATAGTGAGATAATTCATCTTCATCATGATCACGAAG
It encodes:
- the recO gene encoding DNA repair protein RecO translates to MLMKQKGIIIKSVDYGESDKIITILNENGAKVPLMVKRAKKSKTGLQANTQLFVHGLFIYAKLRGLGILNSIDVINQNYQLRLDIYDSSFAALCAEIIDKSMEDEEISNFNFKLLEFCLNRIKEKDSAQLMSIIVLLKKMPSFGFSIDFDKCSISEENDQSKLIAFSFKYHGVISEQYIDRDPHAINISNKTLYLMDILQKLPIDNMNHLNIHQNILNEMSDLLIMLYREYSGIFFKSQKLINQLKRLEAK
- the era gene encoding GTPase Era, which codes for MTEHKSGFVAIIGRPNVGKSTFMNRVLGHKIAIMSDKAQTTRNKIHGVMTEDDAQIIFVDTPGIHKPKHKLGDYMMKVAKNTLTEVDAVIFMVNANEEIGRGDEYIMEMLKNIKTPVFLVINKIDLVHPDQIMPIIESYEKHMHFTEAVPMSALEGLNVDHFINVLKSYMPEGPQYYPDGQISDHPEQFVVSELIREKVLHLTSEEIPHSIGVNVDRMVKQSEDRVRIEATIYVERDSQKGIVIGKGGKKLKEIGKRARIDIENLLGSKVYLDLWVKVQKDWRNKVNFIRQMGYIEDQD
- the cdd gene encoding cytidine deaminase; its protein translation is MAYTNEHFKKVREAQSRSYSPYSKFKVGAYLRTKDGNEFYGANVENAAYGEAICAERSSLVAAISQGYNPGDFESLTITVDADNPSSPCGSCRQVIKELCDDDMPIYLTNHKGDMIETNINDLLPLGFSGKDLNI